Part of the Palaeococcus ferrophilus DSM 13482 genome, TATCCTCTATTTCTCGACGACCCCTTACAGTATCCAGGCCCTCCAATTATGGGATTTTCCATGAGCTCCAGGTCCGCATGGTGGTCAAGCCTCACGTATTCACTGCCCGAGGGATACAGCTTTGTAGTCCCAGGTTACGGCGTCCTTACAGGCTCCGGGAAGATATCCGGCGATAAGTCTATGTATCTCCTCTACTGCTCGTTCATCCGGAGGGATGAGATAGTCTCGGAGAATTTCAGCGTTAGCGGCGTCAACGTCACCGTTTACTTGGCCTCCAGCCAGTACGTACCGGAGGAATGGAACACGATAATAGACCTCATAAAGCAATCTGTGGGTTTGTACTACAACATCACGGGTATTAGGCCCGTTAACAGCGTTAATATAGTGTTTAACCCCGACTTTATTCGCTCCTTTGAAGTACCAGAAACGGGCACTGTTCTCATTGGAGGAAGGGACAATATCAAAGTATTATATGAAAGAAAACCGAATAGCTTGCCCCATGAGCTTGCCCACCTCTGGTTTGGGGGTTATGTTGGCGAGGCCCCATTTAACGAGGGGTTCGCCACGTACTTTGAAACCTTGGCCATTCAGCGGTTTACCCCCTGGGGTGAGTTGTACATCAAAAGACAGGAGGATAACATCGAAAAATACGGAACGGTCAGCATCAACGAGGCTTTCAAGCTGGCGGAAACAGGCCAGCATGAGTTCAACATGAGTGTTGGCGTAGTCATTTACCAAAAATTTAACTTCTTCCTGCGCTCACTTCAGTACCTCCTCGGCGATAAGACGTTCTCAAAAGGAATCCATACTCTCCTCGAACGGTGCCATGGAAAGGAGTGCACCATCTTAGATGTCCAAAAAAGTTTTGAGAACGCGAGTGGGCAACAACTTAACTGGTTCTTTGATGAGTGGATCAACAGAACCGAACTGCCATATTACAACGTTACTCAGCTGGAAATCTCGGAGAACGGCGACGGATATAAGTTAACCTTCACCATAAGCGACGCCAACAACTTCACAATGCCAGTTCCGGTCAGGATTTACCTGGAAAACGGCGAATATTTGGACGAGAGAGTCTGGGTGAACGGTACTGCCACAGTAAGCCTTGAACTGCCGGATAAGCCAGTTAGGATCGTCATTGACCCCGAAGAGGTCATGGCAAACGTGAACAGAGAATTCAGAGTGAACGGCGTGGTCGTAAAGGTGGACTGACTTAAAACACTCCCCACTCCTCCTCGAACTCCTTCCCTCTCCTTTTCCAGCATTTATTATGGCACGGGCTTCGTTTCCACTGGAACTTCTGTTCATGTGTTCATGTATCCATTCGGTCAATCCCCCAAACTGCTGAAAATTTTTTCACACTCGACTGTCCCTCCATGTGCTCCCATCCCCATGACAGTTCATCCCGGCACCTATCGGGGGTTGTAGGTTCGCTTTTTTCGCGGGAAAAGGCCTATTAGGTCCGAAAAGCCTTCACACTGGAGGAGGTGGTCCAATGAGAAAGAGCGAAGCCCTTGCAGTTCTAATCGGAACCCAGATAGGTGCGGGGGTCCTCGG contains:
- a CDS encoding M1 family aminopeptidase; this translates as MKLKTKAAVALLVALLVVVSGCIGGGTQGTSTPSATSHSHEQSGTQIEAQPQTNLKTVDFSELVSRAIQLTLNSTAVEKGNLTIEYDGKRIHGRYDFVITNLSDDILYLFVMGLPDDPMALIMNMSVEGIPINFSRLKGYRAEFGEIYGAKIKPSYFIVYEIPVDSSKTSIKGTITYSLKYPLFLDDPLQYPGPPIMGFSMSSRSAWWSSLTYSLPEGYSFVVPGYGVLTGSGKISGDKSMYLLYCSFIRRDEIVSENFSVSGVNVTVYLASSQYVPEEWNTIIDLIKQSVGLYYNITGIRPVNSVNIVFNPDFIRSFEVPETGTVLIGGRDNIKVLYERKPNSLPHELAHLWFGGYVGEAPFNEGFATYFETLAIQRFTPWGELYIKRQEDNIEKYGTVSINEAFKLAETGQHEFNMSVGVVIYQKFNFFLRSLQYLLGDKTFSKGIHTLLERCHGKECTILDVQKSFENASGQQLNWFFDEWINRTELPYYNVTQLEISENGDGYKLTFTISDANNFTMPVPVRIYLENGEYLDERVWVNGTATVSLELPDKPVRIVIDPEEVMANVNREFRVNGVVVKVD